The DNA region GCACTTCTCGTCTGCTGGTGAGCGAGCTGAATGCAAACAGGCAAATATAACACAACATATGAAACCGGTGAGCGTTTATCTTGGGATATTTCACCTCAAAGCAaaccagattattattatttatcataAATAGACATATACAAAAGCAGTGTAATGAGGTGGCCTTGATACATTATAATTTCTTCTGGAGGACGGTCATATGGGACATGTTCACTGAAAGGAAACCACAAGTGCAACGGCTGACTGACGAGGCGAAACCTCACTTGAGGTTAACGGAAAAACATGTACAATGTAACAATGTAAACGGCTTCATAGCACATAAATATGACTAGGGTTCTAAGACGAGCACTCCTAAATaccagcagcagtagtagtagggATGCTCTAactcacacatactgtacagtacatactaACGCCCAACAAATCTCCAAAACTTGCTCATTTCCGCGGAGAATGTTACGTGCCAGTGGATGAAATATCCCAAGATAAAGCCTGATGACATACAGTAACCCTGAACAAGATCTTTTATACAGTACACCAAATGTAACATGTAAGAATGGACTTAAAAAGGTAGATTTTGCCATAAATACCTGATATACATAATCCCACTTCAATTCCCTGTTAAGGCAAATATGCTTTCAGTTTGGGGAGTGCATAAAGCGTCAGTGGTTCTAATAATTGGATGGGTGCAATTGCATATATACCTACTATATGCTACACTCCTGTCTTTGTCAAACATGCAACGTCAATGTACAACGCTGGCCGAGGACTCGGTTCAAACAAACCGTCATAGTTCATTAGTACAACCATTAGCAGAATAgttatttcattacattttaccTATCAAAAACAACTCCAACCAGTAGTTTTCTGGTTATTCATGATTAGCAATGACAGTACTGGGAGTTCTTTTGAAAATATAATGCTCATACCTCTTTGAGGTGCCACCCTACCGTCAATACAAAAAGCTTAAGGGAAGGCTCTACTCAGGGAACAGAGAAACATACGATACTCACTGTACATATCAACAACCAGGATACTCTTACTAAGGTCTTGTGTAGTCATTATTTCTATAACGGTATATCTTCTAAGTTACACTTGACAACATTGATATTACATAGGATAACTACGTACAGTATGTTGTCTGGCTAGTTTCTGAAAGCTGTACAAAGGGTAATAGTTAACACAGAATTGTCCTTTGGGAATCACAAAAGATATTTGGTCGGATTCTACAACCGTTACAAATTGAAGGTTATGACGCGGTCTATATCACAAACGCCAATAAGTGACCTGCAAATACAGGATGACGTACAGTACATGATAAAAGTCGGATTGGTCTTTTGACATACAGCTAATGTTTACCTCCCGTGTCAAAATCAGCTACCATTAACCTCACATGCAAGCACTGTGGGTATAATAACCATTCAGACTGAGGGTAGTGACAttgtttacatgcacaaaaatacTCTGCATACCACTCTGGaagtacatgtacagtacatgagtttaaaacatcttaaaaaagaaaaatatcttCTTCTATCTTGTTTTTGGTCTCTTAAGGTAGTCATAATGAGAATATCCTTGAATAATATAAGAAAACTACTAATACGGTAGCACTTTTTCTGGAGTATTTTAGGATTTGAACGTACACTCTCATTTCAATCAGAAGTTCCACTGTATAAAATTGGACGTGGGATAACACAATTGCTTATTAAACACTTGACATAGTGCGAGGTTGCATGGCAAAAATGATTATGAGCTAAACGTCGGTTAGCTCAAATAACTGGACAATCAGTGCTCTCCTAAGAGTCCAtaattatgtgcatgtaaacatggtCACTGTCATGATGGGCTTACGTATATATTCCTAAATTCTGTACAAGAGTCATAATTAACACGGGCAAGTTTAACTAAAGGGCAGATTTAAGAGCGCAGTTCTTGGCCGAGTAGTGACGCTATGTGCAAGCTTTTGCTACTGCTACCATACAGGAAGTTTCAACACGACGTACGACTACAAAATCCTGCTACAAGGAAAGCACTAGATCTGAATGATCCTGGTCTGGCACTGTGTAAACATTGCCTTCAGCTCGCTCTCTTGGGCTTCGTTGACAGTGTCTGGCTCTGGGCTCTTCTGTACCTTCGCCACAGCAAAGTTGATGCCCTGGGTGAGTCCCGCCTGGGTGAGGCTGGCCACCTGGACCATGGAGCTCTTGATCTTGGCAAAGGGGGACACCACTCGGCTGCCGTTGCTGTCGGCAGGCGAGGGGCCGAGGCTGCCCTCCATCTGTGAACACAGGCTCCTCTGAGAGCCTCCTGAGGCCGCAGAGCTGAGCTTTTGGACAGTGAGGAGGTTGGAACTGGAGGTAGTGGAGTCGACGTCTAGCTGGGATGGCCTGGGGAGCTGGGGCTCCTCCGGCTTATGCTGCGGCTCAGAGCTCGGCCGCTTGTCTGCCTCTGCTAGGGTCTTATTCTGCACGGGCACCACAGGGTTGAGCGGGGGCGGCTGCTCCCCAAACACCTCGACAGGTTTGGTCTGTGCATCCTGGACAAACTGGTGGCAGTAGGCATCGATGGGGGTACCAAAGTCAATCAGAATGGCTTCTTCAGCCACCGAGGCGGCCCCTGGGGACTTGTCGTCACTTTCCTGCTTCTCGTCACAGCCAGTGACTCGGATAACAGAGGGGATATTTAGCTCCACGCTGCCAATAGACTGGGAGCGACTGCCCAGTCGTGGGTTTGATGCTACAATGCCGCAGCTGGGCAGCACATAGTCCACGTTTTCTAAAGAACCAGAACACGGGTGGTCTGGGTCAGAGTTGTAGGAGTCAGAGTCGTCGGAGATTTCAGAGTGCCCGTCACAGATATCTTTTCGGGCTCCTGTGCCAGGGTTGCTATCTGATGTTTCCAAGCTGCTGTCGGACTTCCACAGGTTGACATGCATAGTTGGCTTTAGGAAATTGACTTTTACATCAGGCTTAGAGAAGTTGCCCAGCCTCCCGAGGGGCTTGAAGGGGCCAATGTTTACGTTCGTCTTGGTCTGTTTAACTTTCTGATTAAGAGAGGAGAACTTGTTGAGGAGGAAACTTTTGCCCTGAGCTAGACCGGAGCTACCCTGGACATGGTCAGCAGGTTTGTTCTGGATGCCCATTATATCCTCATGAGGCCTACTCTGCCGCCTggaacacagatacagacaacgTAAGTACACCTCTTCTTCTATCTTGCTATATgtgaagaagagaaagagaaaaagagtaaGAATGCTAATCATCTTAATGACAACACATTAGTACTCACCTCTCCAGCTTCTTTTCAACCACAAGCAGGTCTAGCCCCGTGGCCTGTTTCATTATGCGAAGCATCTCAGCTATGCATTGTAATGTATCTGAAACATTTCACAATGCAAGTCTCAATCGGTATATCTAAAATGTTTCCACTTTTGCAGTTTAGACAAGAATTGTATCCTACCTTTTCCATCATCCTCAGGATTTCGTGTTGCTGCTCTCAGTGTGTGAAAGTATCCACTTGTCTCTTCATTCCTGTAATGCAAACGCATACAGCAGAACTTTGGCTTCCCAAACAGAGTAGGCTCTGgacctgcaaaagaaaacaacttgtaacttccattttttttttttttttgtgatgtgcTTTCCTTGCATGAATCATGACTGGAGCAATTGCTGAAAGGATACTAAAAAAACTGTTATAGAACACATTTAGGAAGTGTCGGGTGAGTCAGCAAGCATACAATAAACCCTCACTTCTCCTTTGAGTTTAACTTACCAATTTCGATCTTTTCCAAACCCTCTAAATTGAGGCGCTGGTATTGGTCGACTTTGTCTGCTTCTTCATCGTAgctaaaataaaagaaaagaaaacataagtgaatctataaaaacaatttcttaaagaaaaaaaaaggttggcaAATTCAATGTCAGACTTACTATGCAATGTAATAGGCTTTGTCAGACAGAAGCAGCAGCACATCCACGTCTTTATTGGAAGCATCAATAAGGCTGAAACGGGTAGTATGAAAAGAGCTCTTCAGAAACTACTGAAAACAGTATGAATAGTACAAAAGACAGGGCAGCTAGCCACTAACCTCATGTCACAATTGATGAGGGCCCAACCTCCATGAAACTTCTCATCATCAAGCAGCAAAAGCTGCATGTAGGTCTGCAGCAGGAGGCTGACTTGCTCCTGCGCTCCCCtctggctctctttctctttctcttcatgcTCCTTCTCCTTACTAAAGATGGAGTACAGGTCCTCTGTCACTGGCAGGCCCATCATTAGGTCTGCAGGGAGAGGCAGAGGATTCAGTAGAGTAAATCAAGGGCAGGTTTTGGGACAGCGTGGgtacaaatacagtacatatatacagacagaaTATGCGTCTGCTTATCCATACCGATGACTGCTTGTCTATAAGCATCCCTGAAGCGGTTCAGATAGTAGCGGTTGGCTGAGTTCACGCCATCCTTCATCACACCAGCCAGTTTCCTCTCCCCTGTCCTGGTGAAATCTCCCTAAAACAGATCATACAGCGCATTAAATATAGCTTTTAACTTGTGACTCTCTGTGATTTCAGTCCATTTCGAAGTCCAAAAGGCTCAGTCAGTGTTGTGTTCTGATCTGATCTACTGAAATGCTCTGTTGAATCGTGCGTGTGTATCTCAACAGCTTAAACTATTCACTAACTGTGTCAAAGGAAGATGGCACACTTCGCTAActttgtttctttaagccaatgCTGCTTCAGATGTGAACGTGTGCAAAGACACAACGATGTTACCTTGAGCGCTGCTGTGCCTGCATACTGTCTGCTGATGGTGTCTCCATTGTTGGCCCACATGATCTGATAAATCCTGTAGCATTTGAGAGGCAGAGGCTGCTCCGGAGGCATCACACCCAGTTTCTTCAGCTGCAGGAAGACAGGAGACATGTTTTGTCCATGGAGATGTTGTTAAAAAGGTACATGGAAAGCCTTTCTCTCCCTTTACACTGCATCGGTGGGAAAGGTCAGCCTGTATTCATTTTGTTCAATTTACACTTGAACTTGCGCATTAAATGTAATCCAAGATGAATATGGTGGAATTACTGGATTTCTAGAAAGCTCAAAAGATTTGGGGTGTACAAAATATGGTTGTGTTGATGTGCACTGTCTGCCATCAGCGTGTGATCTGATGAGCAAATATATGCAGATGTCAGTAATCTGCCAACAAGCTAACAGAGACAAGGATTCATGTTGTCATGGGAATCTGGAAAATGACACTTACACCTTTTGTGAAGCACTTCGCAATCTCAGTCATAGAAAATATGTCGATGAtgttgattattatttattattaatactactattatttataaaatataaaaaaaaaactcatattaATTAACAGCAAGttattaaatgtgtattttccCTGAAAAATGTATATCTTTTTAAGATTAtcttttgggggcatttttaggcctttatatccacaggacagatgaagacatgaaaggggtgtgagagggggaacgacatgcagcaaagggccacaggtcggagtcgaacgcGCGGCTGCtacgtcgaggagtaaacctctatatatgtgcgatAAAATAATATTCGATATTGCTATTCCTTGCATACCAGGAGAGTGAAGTTGAAGTTTACAGCCACTACGGACTCTGAGCAGTACGTTTTATTTAGCTGGACACGAGTTTCATAAGGAACTGGGTAACTTTCAGTCTAAAATGTCACTGGTACAGGAAATAGTAAATTAAATTTAGAAATCAGCACATATTAGCAGACCTACACAATGTATATTCATCTGTTTGCCTGGGTCCACACAAGGACCAGATCTCACCTGTTGTTCCATCACTGCCCGAGCAATAGCAGCCTGGACCACGTTGGTCCTGTCGAGGCAGTCCATACAGTTGACTCTAAAGATACCCTCCTGCTTGCAGATGACTCCGGCCTGATCCACCCTGACAGATCAAGATAGATTGAAAACAGGATGCATTCATAGAATTACAATATTTTAGCCAATAACAAACAGGATTACTAACATGCACTAATACCCTATGAGTGGTTCATTGTTGTtgtctataaaaaataaaaacaaatcatgtCCCAATGAATATAAGCAAGAGTTCATGTTATCGGCATTTCCCTGTAAATTACTTAATACTGAGATAAGACTTACCAGGCCCACTTCATGTCAGTGATGAGGTCAGAGATCGCATCTGTCAGTACTTGCACATTCTCAAACTTCATACCTCGGCTGAGAAACGGGATGTAAGCAGCATTATGGGGAACTGCAGCATGGTGTAAAATAGGACGACTACATATATGAACAAGTCACGCAGCTGAGGCAAGTGTTTCTCTTACCAGTGCTCATGGAAGTCAAATGAAACGTATGTGAGGTTTGGGTTGTTGTAAAGCAGGACTTGCTTCAGATATGCGTCCCCAATTATCTTCTCCCGTCCACTTTGATCCACTAAGTTAATGATGACctgaaaaagacaataaagAGTGTGGCCATTTAGCCTTGAGTATAAAATGTATGGCCCTTGAAGCCTCTCCCGTGGAAACACACTGAGATGCTAAATGTTAGACAACACAATTTGCACTTTTAGCTAGCTCGGTGTGGTGGTGATGACGACAATAAATGTCACCAATTTTAGTCAGGATGCTCTGACATTAAGCACATGGTAGTTCAAAGTATATGCATCCACAGGTGACAGAATAACCACatgtgataataataaaaaaaaaacacaatcctAACACTAATGCATGCAAGTTGTCAATAACTAAGCACATAACCAAGCATGCACTATGGCAAAGTAAACCCACCTGCGTCTTGTAGAGTTTAAGCTGTTCTTCAAAGTGAGCAGAAAAGTAAGACATGGTCTCCTTCTCTCCTGAAACAGAACAATATGCATACAAATTATTTCCATATAATGAATCTGGCTAGACACCAAGAGATCTAGTTTGCAGACTTTTACATCATTGTAACTTTGGAGACTGAAGTGCTGTTTCCTTAAGAAAGTGTTTAATTCACCTGAAGATACATTCCCCGTATCAAATCTAGAATTCCTCCAAATCCTACTATTTTAAGTGGAGCAAGGCCCAAGGACTGACAAGATAACTATATTTGGTTGATATGTAAGACATAGAGAGACCCTCTTTATAAGACTGTATGCAAGATAATGTAGTTCTGCTGACCTTTCTCTAAGCGTGGCCGGGGATTGTAGCGGTACCCCGCCTGGCTCCAGAAGACAGGCACGGAGCCACGAGTCTGTACAAAGGACAGAGTGTGGCTGTGCACGTGGATTAACTGCTCCGTCTCCACATAGTTAGCCACATGGCCATCGGTATCCACTCCTCTGCGTTTGTACCGCATCCCTTTGGGCAAGGAGAATGTATGAGCACTATTCAGATTATTTATATCACAGATCACGCTTCACTTGAAGagaataaaaactaaattgtCTGCGGAGTTATTCAAAGCTTATTGTGAAATAAGCCATAGTTGGACGTGGGAACAATTAGTCCCAACTACACAGCATAACCCATGTATTTGGACAGAATCAGAGTTCAGGCATGAGGCCAGGCTGCCAGTAACCGTAGCTCTACCTGCGCGGTGGCGGCTGCGTCTGGAGATTAGGGCCACAGTGAAGCGGGGATGGATGTCATCAACACAGGTGACCTCCTGTGGTGGCGTTTCAGGGCTGCTCCTCTCTTCGTCGGATGTCTCGTTGTAGTTCACCACCAGTTCCTCCACCTGTACAAAGCCCTGGATGATTGGTATCACCCAGAAGTCCACCTCTGGCACCTGGAGCATTCAAATAAGTTCAAAATAACATCAGGACAAGAAGGTTAAAACGCTCTTTGTCAGGTTGATAAGGAAGCACTTTGCATCCACCAAGTATTCCGAGCAGATAATCTTGTATAACTCGGAGCCTTTCTATTCACGGAGTATTTCCATACTCTTCCGATAAAGCTCTGGTAATTACACGCACATACAACTTCCACGCTTACACAGCCAGCTGCACTCTTTGAGCAGACTATtgtaaagaaaaacagcaaTTGTCCAAACAATCATGGGGCGGGGGGGTAGGGCAAAGTGCATTTATTCAATTCTAAAATGAGAGAAACAAACCATAAATGTGCCACTTAATATTTCTGTGTTGAAAAATTACCTGAAGGTCAATAAGGTCCTGGATCATGTGTTTATTCCAGAAGAAACGGTCGTCCACCTTTCACAAAGAATAACAATTACTGTCAATCAGATGTAGGGCTTTTGctgtataaatgtgtaaaatgaaTAAGGCAACGAGCCCAACGATGTGTGAGATGCGTTTCTCTCCACACCTGTTTCCATAGGGGTAAGCTGGACTTATCCGAGTCTCCCTTGCGCTGCACACTGTTTGTCAGGTCGTAGGTCATGCTGTAGTAGAAGGAATCGGAGTCCATGAATACCTTGTACAGCTCATCCAGCAGCCGCCTTCCAGGCGttctttctctttattttccTTGACCTGGAAGGCAGGGGAATACTGGATTGGGTGTTCGGATAGGAAAGAGCGAtaagatgaaaaagaaaataaaagccaAATCTTAGAACTTCAAAGCCTTTAAAAGCGTGAAAGATAGGGAAAGCAGTGCGTCCATTTGAGGatgacaaaatacatttttgtaagcGGACAAAAAGGAAGCACCTTTTTCTTGATGGGCACAGCAACATTAGATTTTATCTGGCTGAAGGTCTTCATCAAGAACTTTGATTCATCAGGAGACTGGGCCAGTTTGTCTGGTCTGTCGATTCCAAAGTGATGCTTCTTGCAAAGCTGAAAAAGAGGATCCTCGATCAAATTTATGCAATTAAATACACATGGTAGATATATTTAGAAAGTTAAAGAAATGGTCATTTGCTGAGGATATTATAAGTGAATTTTGTCCCACCTTTAAATTTCTTAACTACCCacaaacagcaaaaacaaaccgaaaaaacaaacaatacagtACTCTATATAGTTCTCAGTTTTCTAAACAAACGCAGTAAACTATCTAACTACATTGATCTATAGGATTTCTAGGCACAGGGGTGGATCATTCCACCGGAGGGGAATGATCATTCTGCAGTACAAGGAGAGTGTACAACAGGATGGGGTCTAAAAGCCTATCCAGGTACGATCTTCCTCCTCCGTATTTACTCACTTGAAAATATTCTGTCTCACCATCCATGGAGCTCCCCTGAAAGACTGAAAATCTTAGTAATATTCAAAATCCTTTGCGATCTATCACAGTGACTATATGTCTGCATTTAAATTTCACTCTATGTGTATGGGTgaacataaaacatatttttttaataaattaaagcACTGTCAGACGATCAGAGAATGATCATAAAGTGGCGCATATATACACGGTATTCTTGGGTATatgtaggcctgtcacgataacaaattttgctggacgataaattgtcccagaaatgattGCGATAAACTATAATATTGTCGTTCTGAGACCATTTttatctaatataatgataatggcataattatgtaggtacaccttttcaaagatcaataaacttttatttctaaagaatatttaacactggaaatggaagacattttaaatatccacaataaatgaacataaccaaaaactataaatataatggactctcagtctctgttatcaaaaaatgcactggaataaaaaaaacaaaacacaatcaaaaacaataaataaaacggaAAATTTTTCCGGCAGCAATAACTTCCACATAAAAATTATCaagctcatttttattttatcatgcgaataattgatttattgcataTTGCGACAGGCCTAGgtatatgtatttaaaataattaaatacaatttagGATTCTAACAAGCAAAGTTGCCAGGGGGGGGCTGAGAGCAATAATCAAAACACAAGTACATGAACACTGCTTCTCATGTCTCATTACAGTATTAGGGTACACACCTCCAGCTCAAGCTCCTGTGGCTCTTCGTCAGACAGGGGAATGACGGCTATCTTGGTGATCTTGTAGACTTTGTGGTTGCCTGGTAAATTGCCCACCAGTGCTTTCTGGCGTATTAATACGAGGCCCAGAGGAAGGTCTGCCaagaggagaaagaagaaggGGGAGTTGCGTCATGGGTGCAGAATTCCTCACATTCTGAGAGGTGTGAAGGAAGCAGCTGCACACCAGCCATTGACTGCAGATTTTTAATAAGGTAACACAAGACTGAACCGGTAAATAAATATGCAAACCATGTTAATCTATCTGAATTACTAAAATAATTGTTCATATATTTTCTTGTGACGGCAGGGTATCATGTCCCTGCTCCATACCATTCCTACCCTGAGGCCCACAGAGACAAGCCAtcaacaaaatcatttttatcACCTATTGAATCATCACCATCAGCTCACTCCTCTTCATAACTACACAAATTTCCAAGTACTttaacacatttcttcacacctTTCCTCGTGAGTAAGAATCATGCGAAGCACTGGATGATTTGGTAACTCGAGCGTCCACGCACACAGACGAGAAATTCTAAGTTAGATGTGTGTGAGCCCTGTGCGAAAAAAACCCAGCTTAGGGTCAAATATAATTCGCCACTTACCTGTGTGAAGCTGTATCTTTCCAATGATACCTTCTACCACGCCCAAACACACTGGATTCCAAGCTAACAACAGGTCTGTTGCTGAAACAGAAAGATGAAGATGAAACATCAGAACGGCGGTGTAGCAAGACAGCTCAGCTAGATATGCTTGAGGTCATACACTGTAACCAGCTAAGGTCAAATATGTGCTACATATGCAAGTACAGGGCCATGAAGGCCACTTTGTTTATCGAGGCCTCGAGTTATCTCTAGAAAGACTTGAGCATGTGCACCTTTTCTGTCAGAAACAGATGAATACTCACACTAAGAGCTTGACCTATGAGTTAACCAAACAGATCTTAAGTAccttaaaaggtgctctaagcgatgtggggtgacgtcacttcttgttgacgttcgaagtattgtcaaactaAACAGAGGCTAGCTCgaacccct from Perca flavescens isolate YP-PL-M2 chromosome 17, PFLA_1.0, whole genome shotgun sequence includes:
- the inpp5f gene encoding LOW QUALITY PROTEIN: phosphatidylinositide phosphatase SAC2 (The sequence of the model RefSeq protein was modified relative to this genomic sequence to represent the inferred CDS: inserted 1 base in 1 codon), with translation MELFQAKDDYILQSGDRALWCSRKDGTMTVRPATDLLLAWNPVCLGVVEGIIGKIQLHTDLPLGLVLIRQKALVGNLPGNHKVYKITKIAVIPLSDEEPQELELELCKKHHFGIDRPDKLAQSPDESKFLMKTFSQIKSNVAVPIKKKVKENKEKERLXRRLLDELYKVFMDSDSFYYSMTYDLTNSVQRKGDSDKSSLPLWKQVDDRFFWNKHMIQDLIDLQVPEVDFWVIPIIQGFVQVEELVVNYNETSDEERSSPETPPQEVTCVDDIHPRFTVALISRRSRHRAGMRYKRRGVDTDGHVANYVETEQLIHVHSHTLSFVQTRGSVPVFWSQAGYRYNPRPRLEKGEKETMSYFSAHFEEQLKLYKTQVIINLVDQSGREKIIGDAYLKQVLLYNNPNLTYVSFDFHEHCRGMKFENVQVLTDAISDLITDMKWAWVDQAGVICKQEGIFRVNCMDCLDRTNVVQAAIARAVMEQQLKKLGVMPPEQPLPLKCYRIYQIMWANNGDTISRQYAGTAALKGDFTRTGERKLAGVMKDGVNSANRYYLNRFRDAYRQAVIDLMMGLPVTEDLYSIFSKEKEHEEKEKESQRGAQEQVSLLLQTYMQLLLLDDEKFHGGWALINCDMSLIDASNKDVDVLLLLSDKAYYIAYYDEEADKVDQYQRLNLEGLEKIEIGPEPTLFGKPKFCCMRLHYRNEETSGYFHTLRAATRNPEDDGKDTLQCIAEMLRIMKQATGLDLLVVEKKLERRQSRPHEDIMGIQNKPADHVQGSSGLAQGKSFLLNKFSSLNQKVKQTKTNVNIGPFKPLGRLGNFSKPDVKVNFLKPTMHVNLWKSDSSLETSDSNPGTGARKDICDGHSEISDDSDSYNSDPDHPCSGSLENVDYVLPSCGIVASNPRLGSRSQSIGSVELNIPSVIRVTGCDEKQESDDKSPGAASVAEEAILIDFGTPIDAYCHQFVQDAQTKPVEVFGEQPPPLNPVVPVQNKTLAEADKRPSSEPQHKPEEPQLPRPSQLDVDSTTSSSNLLTVQKLSSAASGGSQRSLCSQMEGSLGPSPADSNGSRVVSPFAKIKSSMVQVASLTQAGLTQGINFAVAKVQKSPEPDTVNEAQESELKAMFTQCQTRIIQI